DNA from Ziziphus jujuba cultivar Dongzao chromosome 2, ASM3175591v1:
tgctactagtctacgacactcgtgccaatgtgtacttcgtaacggtacctcagtcaacttaAAATTCCAtcagagtcaaaaagtcaacttttgatcccttCGGTCAACTGCCAACGGttaaagtcaacggtcaacggtcagcctcggtcaaagttggaaaatttccgttgtactttgggacggggtgttacagtacaTGTAGGAAATAAGAGGTAGACTTCTCTTTATATTAGAATGAAACATACATGCACAAGCTACAAAAGTCAGTGTATTGTTTTCACCATATAAATAAGTGTATGCAcaatataaaagcaaaataaaaagatattgaaaacAGATTTTACCATAAGGTATGGAGGTTTTAACCCTGTTGCTTGTCCTTTCGAAGACCTGTGAAGCGATGCACCCATCTTTAccctatataaaatatatgtaaatgacaCCATTTGAGGAACACAAAAACCTCACAGAATATGGAAATcagaatttgaaaataacatttattatcataataaaaataatgaaaaatgtattttcttgtcAGGTTGCTTAAGGTTTTAGTTCTTTCGCAAATTCTTCTTCTGTTTGACACTAGCATATCCACTTTATAgggaaaacaatttctttaatttattatgcctCTTTGAAGTACCAATCGCTTGTGCAAGGAATTACATCAAGAATgagtattaaaaagaaaatataagaatTGTAAGAAAAAAAGGAGTAGGAATTGGTTCAATTATCACACTAAGTATATttcattgtttaaaaaataatatatatatatatatatacatataatatggtGTGATAAGAAGAAGCTTAAGGAATTTCAAATCATTTCAAGATCTTGATGTGGAAAGACATGAGCTCATAAATGCAACTAAAAAATTTATGTATTGTACAAATATAAAAGCAAATATACAATATTAGAACTTAGTTTCTAAAAAATTGCTTCAGgggtcaaaagaaaaaagaaaaaaaaagaaaaaaaaaagtaagaaaagatACTTGTTTTCCTTACCACTTTACAATTGAATTCTCATCACTGCCATCCATTCCAGGATGAGGGTCAAATATTGAAATCCTCAATTAACAATATCCACCCTTCAAATATTTAAGGAAAATGTATATTTACCATAAAGTGATActttaaaatgtataaaaaatttcaaggtGGGCAATGTAAAAAAAACATGACCACTGAAGTAGggtataaaaatcaaaaaacaacTACAAAAGTGTTGGAAGACCAATTTTAGTAAATACATAAATTTAGACTACTAggcatcaaaatataattcaagGCAACTAGGGATATGTAGCATAATTATTCGAGAAATATGCACAAATCACAGATAATTTCTATCCAATTGAAGGATAAACAGAAAAGTTAATAACAAATAAGAAGGTATCAAAAGACTAGTTTATTTAATACAGAACCcaataatttaactttttaacctCGACAGAAATTCaagttgatatataaattaggaACAGAAAAGAGCTTAATtccaataatcaatatattacATGGGGACTGCATAAATAATCATAGCCCAAATTACATTGCCTAATTTGCAGGTTTCATAGGCAAAGTAAACAATAAGTCATTTTAGTTCACGCTCTGCCTTCCTAACataatatcttttaaaatgaaaatcaagCAAGAAATCAATAAAATGTCATTTAACATAGAGCAAGCATACAAAGGACATAGAGCAAGCATAAACAGATTATCCAGTTAACACTTATCATAATAAGACCCACCTAACAAGTCTTCAATCACCTTCATTGTTTGACCATACTGCTTGCAAGGAATTATCTTGGTATATGATCATATTAGCGTACATACCTAActgaaaacaaaattgaaaacacAGTGGGTCATTTTTTAAAGCTATGACAAAAAAAACCTTACAATAAGATTGGCAAGAGCAGTCTCCTTCACTGCGCTCTCTTCCTTGCTCGCCATTACTTCATcgtttcctctctctctctctctctctctctctctctctctgtttttattttgtttgggatCTGACCGCTTCAGTTCAGCGTCTAATGCTCACACATTTGAATACTTAGACACCGTCGTCGATTACGTTTGAATCGAAAATTCAAAActcaaaccctaaccctaaatcTAGTGTTTCTGGGGGAAAGGTGATTAAGGAGAATAGAAGAGCTGACGAAGGTTTTGAAGGAGTATAACTCGAAGGGAagtgaaagagagagaaaaacagagaagGGAACAATGgacttttcttttaatttgtttttaatatctCAAAAGGGTACTatagtaatattaaaaaataaaagggcaaaacaaaaagatttaGAATCGAGTGGGTAGATATCGTTAGGAGGACTCCAACAGGGGTAAATGGCCAAATTCCCCAAAACATTTTGAAAGGAAAAGGGTATATTTCGCAAGCCCTTTTTGAAAGGGACATTGGGCTAAATTTCCCCTTACTTTATTCTTTTCATCCCTTACACTTCCTTCTATATTCTTTATCAAATTGAGGCCCAGTAGACGACGTGGGATAGATCCATTGGCCCATACCTATGCCCCCTATCCATGATTCGAATCATGGGCTGGGTGGGACTATGGGTAGAATTGGTGCAGAAAAtcagacaagaaaaaaaaaagtataaaataaaagacaGGCTCGATAAGCCTGAGCAAAGCAAGACTCAAACTTTCTTAACTTTCTTCTTCTACTTGTTATGTTTTAAGTTGAAAAATCCTTGCCTCTGACTCTTACTCTTACTCTTAATTTTCAACCTTTGCTCTTCTTTCTTCACAACCAAACATGAACTAATATGGAGCTACCCATTCCCAACAAGCTCGAGAAGCTCTGGGACTTATGGGATATACGGCTCAGCATTCTGTTAAGCCTCTTATTGCAAGTTTTCCTGGTACTATTCACCCCTTTCGGGCAAAGAAGCAGAAACAGTTTCCTCATGTTGATCTGGTCCGCATATTTGATTGCTGACTGGATTGCAACTGTTACAATCGGACTCATCACCAAAAGCCACACTGATTCCCGAGTCAAGCCACAACAAAACGAGGACGTTTTAGCATTTTgggcttcttttcttttgcttcatCTCAGTGGCCCTGATAGCATTACCTCTTTTGCTCTTGAGGATAATGAATTATGGCTCAGATATTTGTTTGGACGTCTTTTGCAGGTTTTGGGTGCTGGTTATAGCTTTTTTCTAACACTTCCTAAGAACCAGCTATGGCTTCTTACCATTCTAGTCTTCGTTGTTGGAACTATCAAATATGCAGAGAGAATGGTTGCTTTGTATCTTGCAAGCTTGGACTGTTTCGGATCCACTACATTGCCTAAGCCATATCCAGGTCCTGACTACGAAGAGGCCGTCTCAATTTACTCCACAACAAGGTCTGTAGAAGTTCTGGAGCAAACAGAGATTACCATGGCGCCTGAGTTTGATGAACTAAAACTAATGGATCTTGCACATTCCCTCTTCGAGAACTTCAAGGGTCTTATAGTTGGCTTCCTTCTGAGCTCCAAATATCGAGAATCAAGCCAAGAATTCTTTCTCCAAAGAAAGCCTGAGGTCAGTTTTAGATTGATAGAGTACAAGCTCAGCTTCATGTACCAAGCTCTCCACACAAAAATGGAAGCTGTACGAACCAGAGCTGGGATCGTCCTTCGGTTCATAATCTTGTTTTTCTTGGTTGTTGCCTTTATGTTGTTCTAGTTTTTAGTTGATAAGGATGAGTTTAAAAAATTCGAACTCATCCTTACTTATTACTTGCTTACTGGAGCTATAGTTCTTGATATTTTCTCAGGAATTAAGCTCATTTTCTCTGATCATGTCCTTATTGCCCACAACAACTGGAAAAATACATTCCAGATCACTTTTTGCAAAGAAGAAGGTGGTCTAATTCGGTTTCTCAGTATAATATGATAGCAGATTGCCTCGATGATCGTTGGGTATGGAAATGGAACTGCCAGTTTCTTGATTTTGTTAGAAACATgctagaaaaaatgaaaatgatgtgGTTTTAGTCGTCGGAGAAAAACATTGATGATCTCAAAAGCTTTATCTTAGAAGAGCTGAAAAATAAATCTTCAAAAGCAAAGACTTTAAGCGAAGCCATGGAAAAGTGTTCACAAAGAGGGGATGGTGCTCTATTTGGTACTCCAAGCTACATCAAGCTGAAATGGAGCATCAGCCAGTTTCAATACACTGAAAGCCTTCTCCTTTGGCATTTAGCTACTGAACTTTGCTATAATgctgaaaagaaaacaaacccaGAAGGAGATGATCGTGATGATCAG
Protein-coding regions in this window:
- the LOC132800535 gene encoding uncharacterized protein LOC132800535, giving the protein MELPIPNKLEKLWDLWDIRLSILLSLLLQVFLVLFTPFGQRSRNSFLMLIWSAYLIADWIATVTIGLITKSHTDSRVKPQQNEDVLAFWASFLLLHLSGPDSITSFALEDNELWLRYLFGRLLQVLGAGYSFFLTLPKNQLWLLTILVFVVGTIKYAERMVALYLASLDCFGSTTLPKPYPGPDYEEAVSIYSTTRSVEVLEQTEITMAPEFDELKLMDLAHSLFENFKGLIVGFLLSSKYRESSQEFFLQRKPEFLVDKDEFKKFELILTYYLLTGAIVLDIFSGIKLIFSDHSSEKNIDDLKSFILEELKNKSSKAKTLSEAMEKCSQRGDGALFGTPSYIKLKWSISQFQYTESLLLWHLATELCYNAEKKTNPEGDDRDDQQ